One window of Dyadobacter sandarakinus genomic DNA carries:
- a CDS encoding OmpL47-type beta-barrel domain-containing protein → MRYKFILNKSYLFIFLLLVCSGKIRANNPGEEPATRKPENKGLFALPAVAGCGSISTFPCTALKQSLPLYLVFDNHVSGSLTDKNGVGTGFPMARNYSGRRLIADGSPSVAQVPGYEPSRITLSGGRIRMLANKGLDFKTENNLINALGVQVPTARKMQIEVKVVSPSQNMNSAQAGLWFGINDKTFLKLSVGYKKVELRRERNDVTATVTNTSNPDQRVTGTVEGMSNKSVRLRLVLDFVTNKAEGFYSLDGITYISTGSRYSDKSVNISDLGFTADNVFTGIYCTYRDALLPITYSFDDFSVEDTSQPDSQFQNVNVNFRPQGTAAPSGYIADYGLPFDNTRKYGWVNPSSMQPIDMKLNMRQRTGTDAPPQQLSVVQMQATVGGQVPGTWQYLVPNGFYQVTVSAGDYDYFNSCHQINVQGLPLISDFTSSTQTRFRVRTGFVQVNDGKLTVDALGGDNTKMNYVSIKKAVAVADAVAPTASARFVGKTQSSNVYLDQVQLYLTASDEGGAGLKSFQYALDGDVYTNYVAPFSISTQGNHTLKIKTVDGNNNQTISNTYNFTVTQPSQKIQFSSERLAFTILRGNPVPAQSVTVTPTSGYTLTKSEAPWLTLPGASGKLTFGPQQIATNLEPGRYQAHVMASANGYEAGNLVIDLLVIDPLTARTINVNFQDPATKPPLNYVRDFGQAFGPRMDTDQSVGLVYGWKRRTDGTPLDLSGNGRKRPYPQDLLLATLLHMQADDITTNFQGTKVEGYWEAKVPNGTYDVTVSVGDGVVNTAPEAHFIKVEDIVAIQNFVPSGKQGTISRFKSNTIRVVVKDELLTINADGGNNTKITHANIVPVSLSPYLYWSSKTSNLILDKTASDTKILSVSLGRSDNASGTYSISATYGAGASNWLTFGTTASGVLPSVSFNYTALRNLPLGIYKATVKATSGTLTSAEFNIQVNVVDGKKPYVISSNPANGASNVSLNMPLAAANNLSIPSAAGVSGVDNNTIDTTSVFLYKVVNGQQTVVWGTAQGSVGGDVISKNAKFGLEPSSTYRFVVTTKVKSLLGDSFAPYEATFTTSSAPVDSSNILNARFKKVTLPATQNKKYTSLAVGPDGKLYGLRMTGVIDRYVIDHTTGQLSSQQTINTLFNKYGDRLAIGLAFDPTATSANPIVWITHSKGVTTNGPEFDGNLSRLSGANLENEQLMVTRLPRSTKDHLVNSVAFGPDGALYICQGSMSSAGRYDSEWQRDESLLSATVLRLDISKLTTLPLNAQTTFNQALINAAPLNSVTFSDGTYNPYASNAPLTIFASGVRNAYDLLWHSNGQLYLPTNGSGGQGNTPASVPGTRKVDGTFYSGPEVPATTGVQAQTDWLFRINPSKPVGFFGHPNPLRGEYVINRGYQDDTLYLPSVKADANFRPGFDFGTNNSPNGVIEYKSNTFNGILKNKVLVVRFSGGGDIAVLEPGSKVKTGNPSDDSIYDIVKINTGSSNMGLTGMSGFGNPLDLVEDVVNGNLYVSEFNWNDDPTLIPQITLLQVTNATPPPVMSLAATTRTAQPDANARQYDVALGNDGGGVLEIKEIRLAGSGSLSMEDILLPSSGAPLRIPKDSTVNFRVLASANLGRLAKGKLIVTSTDNTVKEIEINGADGLELLRAAESDDNKGEDHHMTVYPNPSSGNPVNIRLEKFNRQEPVTIYLYDLKGNVIRTVSGVADGRGEFSMQLTDKSRKPGSYIVKVVYISGARFAKIVQAD, encoded by the coding sequence ATGCGCTATAAATTTATCCTCAACAAATCTTACCTGTTCATCTTTCTTCTGCTGGTATGCAGCGGTAAAATCCGTGCGAACAATCCGGGTGAGGAACCCGCCACCCGCAAGCCCGAAAATAAAGGTTTATTCGCCCTGCCGGCAGTTGCAGGATGCGGGTCCATCAGCACTTTTCCGTGTACGGCATTAAAGCAGTCGCTGCCGCTTTACCTCGTTTTTGACAATCATGTCAGCGGAAGTCTTACCGATAAAAATGGTGTGGGTACCGGCTTCCCGATGGCCCGGAATTACTCAGGCCGGCGGCTGATCGCCGACGGCTCGCCTTCCGTTGCACAGGTGCCCGGCTATGAGCCGTCGCGCATTACGCTCAGCGGGGGCAGGATCAGGATGCTGGCCAACAAAGGTCTTGACTTCAAAACCGAAAATAACCTGATCAATGCGCTGGGCGTGCAGGTACCTACTGCCCGGAAGATGCAGATTGAGGTCAAGGTGGTTTCTCCCAGCCAGAACATGAATTCTGCCCAGGCAGGATTGTGGTTCGGGATCAATGACAAGACTTTCCTCAAACTGAGCGTCGGCTATAAGAAGGTGGAGCTTCGGAGAGAACGCAATGATGTAACTGCAACGGTTACCAACACGTCCAACCCCGACCAGCGCGTCACAGGAACCGTGGAAGGTATGTCCAATAAATCCGTACGCCTCCGGCTTGTGCTCGATTTTGTGACCAACAAAGCGGAGGGCTTCTATTCCCTTGACGGTATCACTTACATCAGTACGGGTAGCCGGTACAGTGACAAATCTGTGAATATCAGCGATCTGGGTTTTACGGCGGACAATGTTTTTACGGGTATTTACTGCACCTACCGCGACGCGCTTTTGCCTATTACTTACAGCTTTGACGACTTTTCGGTAGAGGACACCAGCCAGCCTGATTCCCAGTTCCAGAATGTAAACGTCAACTTTCGTCCGCAGGGAACGGCAGCACCTTCCGGCTACATAGCAGACTATGGCTTACCCTTTGACAATACGCGGAAATATGGCTGGGTAAATCCTTCCAGCATGCAGCCTATTGATATGAAGCTCAATATGCGCCAGCGGACCGGCACAGATGCCCCGCCACAGCAGCTTTCGGTGGTACAGATGCAGGCAACTGTTGGCGGACAAGTGCCCGGTACCTGGCAGTACCTCGTCCCGAACGGCTTTTACCAGGTGACAGTCAGCGCCGGCGATTATGACTACTTCAACAGCTGTCACCAGATCAATGTCCAGGGATTACCGCTGATCAGCGACTTTACGTCCAGCACACAAACCAGGTTCCGCGTCCGCACGGGGTTTGTGCAGGTCAATGACGGCAAGCTGACCGTGGATGCGCTCGGGGGAGATAATACAAAGATGAACTACGTGTCCATCAAAAAAGCGGTTGCGGTAGCGGATGCTGTTGCACCTACGGCAAGTGCCAGATTTGTAGGAAAAACGCAGTCCAGCAATGTATATCTGGACCAGGTTCAGTTGTACCTTACTGCAAGTGATGAGGGTGGGGCTGGGCTTAAAAGTTTCCAGTACGCGCTCGACGGGGATGTGTATACCAATTATGTTGCCCCTTTTTCCATCAGCACCCAGGGCAACCATACCCTGAAAATCAAGACAGTTGATGGTAACAACAACCAGACGATCAGCAATACTTACAACTTCACGGTTACCCAGCCGTCCCAGAAAATACAGTTTTCAAGTGAGCGGCTTGCTTTCACGATCCTGAGAGGCAACCCCGTACCTGCCCAAAGTGTGACGGTAACTCCCACTTCGGGTTATACCCTGACCAAGTCGGAAGCGCCCTGGCTCACCCTTCCCGGCGCTTCGGGCAAGCTGACATTCGGGCCACAACAGATTGCTACCAACCTTGAACCAGGACGGTATCAGGCGCACGTAATGGCTTCGGCAAACGGGTATGAAGCGGGTAACCTGGTGATAGACCTGCTTGTGATTGATCCGCTTACTGCCAGAACAATCAATGTGAATTTTCAGGACCCGGCCACCAAGCCGCCTTTGAACTATGTCAGGGATTTTGGTCAGGCATTTGGTCCAAGAATGGATACCGATCAGTCTGTGGGGCTGGTTTATGGCTGGAAACGGCGCACGGACGGTACTCCGCTTGACCTGAGCGGCAATGGAAGAAAGCGCCCGTATCCGCAGGATCTGCTGCTGGCGACTTTGCTGCACATGCAGGCGGATGATATCACCACCAATTTCCAGGGTACCAAAGTAGAGGGCTACTGGGAAGCGAAAGTGCCCAACGGAACTTACGACGTGACTGTGTCTGTGGGTGACGGTGTTGTGAATACAGCTCCCGAAGCACACTTCATCAAAGTGGAGGACATCGTCGCGATCCAGAACTTTGTGCCGAGTGGAAAACAGGGCACGATCAGCCGGTTCAAATCCAATACCATCAGGGTGGTCGTGAAGGATGAGCTGCTTACCATTAATGCAGACGGGGGTAATAATACCAAGATTACCCATGCCAACATTGTACCCGTATCGCTGAGCCCTTACCTGTACTGGTCTTCCAAAACTTCCAACCTTATTCTGGATAAAACAGCGTCTGATACCAAGATTCTTTCTGTTTCGCTCGGCCGCTCGGACAATGCTTCCGGTACTTACAGCATATCGGCCACCTATGGGGCCGGCGCCAGCAACTGGCTGACGTTTGGCACAACCGCAAGCGGCGTGTTGCCATCCGTATCATTCAACTACACAGCCTTGCGCAATCTTCCGCTAGGTATTTACAAAGCGACGGTGAAAGCTACATCGGGTACACTCACGAGCGCCGAGTTCAATATCCAGGTGAATGTAGTGGATGGTAAGAAGCCCTACGTGATCTCGTCCAATCCAGCCAACGGTGCCAGCAACGTGAGTCTGAACATGCCCCTCGCGGCCGCCAATAACCTTAGTATTCCAAGTGCCGCAGGCGTGAGCGGGGTGGATAACAATACCATTGATACCACGTCCGTCTTTTTGTACAAAGTCGTCAACGGTCAGCAGACGGTTGTATGGGGTACTGCACAGGGATCCGTAGGGGGAGACGTAATCAGTAAAAATGCCAAGTTCGGTCTTGAACCCAGCTCAACCTACCGGTTTGTGGTAACAACCAAAGTGAAGTCTTTGCTCGGTGATTCCTTTGCACCCTATGAAGCTACATTTACCACATCATCAGCACCGGTCGATTCGTCCAATATCCTGAATGCGCGTTTCAAAAAAGTTACGCTGCCGGCAACGCAGAACAAAAAATACACTTCCCTGGCAGTAGGGCCTGACGGCAAGCTGTACGGGCTGCGCATGACCGGCGTGATCGACCGCTACGTGATCGACCATACGACGGGACAGCTGTCATCCCAGCAGACAATTAATACATTGTTTAACAAATACGGCGATCGTCTGGCGATTGGTCTCGCTTTTGACCCGACTGCTACATCGGCCAACCCCATCGTATGGATAACCCATTCAAAAGGGGTAACAACCAACGGGCCGGAGTTTGACGGTAACCTGTCGCGCTTGTCCGGGGCAAACCTGGAAAACGAGCAGCTGATGGTAACCCGCCTTCCAAGGTCTACCAAGGATCACCTGGTCAACAGTGTCGCCTTCGGCCCGGACGGTGCGCTTTATATCTGCCAGGGAAGTATGAGTTCTGCAGGCAGGTACGATTCCGAATGGCAGCGCGACGAGTCCTTGCTCTCGGCGACGGTGCTCCGGCTGGACATCAGCAAGCTGACCACCCTGCCGCTGAATGCGCAAACCACCTTTAACCAGGCACTGATCAATGCAGCACCGCTGAACTCGGTTACGTTCAGTGACGGTACCTATAATCCGTACGCTTCCAATGCGCCGCTGACGATTTTTGCATCGGGTGTGAGAAATGCATATGACCTGTTGTGGCATTCCAATGGTCAGCTGTACCTGCCTACCAATGGTTCGGGCGGGCAGGGTAATACACCTGCATCTGTACCGGGCACCCGCAAGGTGGATGGTACCTTTTACAGCGGTCCCGAAGTTCCTGCAACAACCGGCGTACAGGCCCAGACCGACTGGCTGTTCCGAATCAATCCGTCCAAACCGGTAGGATTTTTCGGGCATCCCAATCCATTGCGTGGTGAGTATGTGATCAACCGCGGATACCAGGACGACACCCTTTATTTGCCATCTGTCAAGGCGGATGCCAATTTCAGGCCAGGGTTTGATTTTGGCACAAACAATTCACCCAATGGTGTAATTGAGTATAAAAGCAATACATTCAACGGTATTCTGAAAAACAAGGTACTGGTAGTCCGCTTCTCGGGCGGCGGCGACATTGCCGTACTCGAACCGGGCTCAAAGGTGAAAACAGGGAATCCGTCGGATGATTCAATTTATGATATCGTGAAAATCAATACAGGATCCAGCAATATGGGACTGACAGGAATGTCGGGTTTTGGTAATCCGCTTGACCTTGTGGAAGATGTTGTCAATGGAAACCTGTATGTATCCGAGTTCAACTGGAACGATGATCCGACGCTTATTCCGCAGATCACCCTTTTGCAGGTGACGAATGCAACACCGCCTCCGGTGATGAGCCTTGCAGCTACCACGCGTACTGCCCAGCCCGACGCCAATGCTCGCCAGTACGACGTGGCACTGGGCAATGATGGCGGCGGTGTGTTGGAGATCAAGGAAATCCGGCTGGCCGGTTCAGGGTCGCTTTCCATGGAAGATATCCTGCTGCCATCCAGCGGCGCACCTTTAAGAATTCCAAAAGACAGTACCGTCAACTTCCGGGTGCTCGCATCCGCCAATCTGGGCCGGCTGGCCAAAGGCAAACTCATTGTAACCAGCACGGACAATACGGTAAAGGAAATCGAGATCAACGGTGCTGACGGTTTGGAGCTGCTGCGCGCAGCCGAGTCGGACGACAATAAAGGCGAAGACCACCATATGACCGTGTATCCGAACCCAAGTTCCGGTAATCCCGTGAACATCCGTCTGGAGAAATTCAACCGGCAGGAACCTGTGACCATTTACCTGTACGACCTCAAAGGCAATGTGATCAGAACCGTGAGCGGCGTGGCCGATGGGCGGGGTGAGTTCAGTATGCAGCTCACGGACAAAAGCCGTAAGCCAGGCTCGTACATTGTGAAGGTGGTGTACATCTCCGGCGCACGTTTTGCCAAGATCGTCCAGGCAGATTAA
- a CDS encoding DUF6797 domain-containing protein produces the protein MSRAPRFVGRRVLTAGMILLIISAALFAGKSRLWRKQAALHADSTQIGNFVEPDFPFISTSVDARSLGTAFPKSNIAARTLALQLGDSAYVCFDTDLLRWSVAWTGKFLPMVQMAQISYRDFFNKNNQVTTVTGSPRIATGSYAGWSVEAPAFSDENRQPSWQPMPAEQGRWKGLYVFGKQAILQYTVGKSEISELPGAARFGSETAFTRTMQVGAGGTDLYFTAADVPNASGSEIKGQIAYVYQGAGKDSVTAVAVLGKSGGVQAGITNGRYLTVRIPASARSRDMAVAIWKGPASRRGEFEKYCRIKPAAMPDFRKGGPAHWKQAVTTAGKLAPDTAAYVTDQLTLPLPNPWKRNVRVADVGFFSNGRAAVVTFDGDVWTVDGISKNLAQLKWKRFASGLHEPMSIEIVKDSVYVFGREGIVRLHDINHDGEADFYENYSNIMQQSPESREWAADLVTAPDGNFYIAKGGSLDNGPGVTKAVAKGFRAGSDQNGSVIRIYEHGRKMEIVATGFRGPYLGMHPRTGALTASDQQGNFVPSTPIYLIKKGDYFGVEPTVHRKDQPEITRPLTWIPHNVDRSSISQAWVTSDRMGPLNGSLVHFSFGRPGLFRVLIDSAATNIQGGVSVIHADYPAPTSKGAMNPADGQLYVGGFNLWGSTSTGISALLRLRYTGKTSLLPGHFRAGKQGIVLGFDTPLDRKTAEDVSHYQIKRWNYKRTEEYGSGHFKTDGSKGEETLPVAGAYLSADNRKVLLLIPDMQEVEQMELNYTLRTTSGLATAEGFWFTVNDAGDMDLSRYGFKDVNLALLSVKNESAPVKAAKEAPATAQAGKALFQKMACAGCHSEGLKTDGMYGPPFQNLYKSRRTFEDGSTTVADEKYIRESILDPGRKVVKGYSPEMPSFEGVLSDNEIESITLYLKSLAGK, from the coding sequence ATGTCCAGGGCACCTCGTTTTGTTGGCCGGCGCGTACTCACTGCCGGTATGATCCTTCTCATTATTTCTGCTGCGCTGTTTGCAGGTAAGTCGCGCCTCTGGCGGAAGCAAGCTGCATTACATGCAGACAGTACACAAATCGGCAACTTCGTGGAGCCGGACTTTCCATTTATTTCCACCTCCGTGGACGCTCGCTCGCTGGGCACTGCTTTTCCAAAAAGTAACATCGCCGCCCGTACCCTGGCTTTGCAGCTGGGCGACAGTGCGTACGTATGCTTTGATACCGACCTGCTGCGATGGTCAGTAGCCTGGACAGGCAAATTCCTGCCCATGGTGCAAATGGCCCAGATCTCGTACCGTGATTTTTTTAATAAAAACAATCAGGTAACCACGGTCACCGGGTCGCCGCGCATCGCCACGGGCTCCTATGCAGGCTGGTCTGTGGAAGCACCTGCGTTTTCCGATGAAAACCGGCAGCCATCGTGGCAGCCCATGCCTGCTGAGCAGGGGCGCTGGAAGGGTTTGTATGTGTTTGGTAAACAGGCGATTCTTCAGTATACGGTCGGGAAGTCGGAAATATCTGAGCTTCCCGGTGCGGCGCGCTTCGGGAGTGAAACCGCATTTACCCGTACGATGCAGGTCGGGGCAGGAGGTACAGACCTGTACTTTACGGCGGCAGACGTACCCAATGCATCCGGCAGCGAAATCAAAGGGCAGATCGCCTATGTATACCAGGGAGCCGGGAAGGACTCGGTAACGGCAGTGGCTGTGCTGGGAAAAAGTGGCGGCGTGCAGGCCGGAATCACCAATGGCCGCTACCTCACTGTACGCATACCAGCGTCGGCCAGGTCGCGTGACATGGCGGTGGCGATCTGGAAAGGTCCGGCGAGCCGCAGGGGTGAGTTTGAAAAATATTGCCGGATAAAACCCGCTGCCATGCCCGACTTCCGCAAGGGCGGGCCTGCACACTGGAAGCAGGCTGTGACCACAGCCGGAAAGCTTGCTCCTGATACGGCCGCCTACGTCACGGACCAGCTTACACTTCCCTTGCCCAATCCATGGAAAAGGAACGTGCGGGTGGCGGATGTGGGTTTTTTCAGCAATGGGCGCGCAGCGGTTGTTACGTTCGACGGAGATGTCTGGACTGTGGACGGGATCAGCAAGAACCTGGCTCAGCTGAAATGGAAACGTTTTGCTTCAGGCCTGCACGAACCGATGAGCATCGAGATTGTCAAAGATTCTGTATATGTATTTGGTAGGGAAGGCATTGTGCGGCTTCACGATATCAACCACGACGGGGAAGCTGATTTTTATGAAAATTATTCCAATATCATGCAGCAATCGCCCGAATCCCGCGAGTGGGCCGCTGACCTGGTGACAGCTCCGGACGGTAACTTCTATATTGCCAAAGGCGGCAGCCTGGATAATGGTCCCGGCGTAACCAAAGCGGTTGCCAAGGGTTTCAGGGCGGGGTCTGATCAGAACGGGTCGGTGATCCGCATTTATGAACATGGCCGCAAAATGGAGATAGTAGCCACCGGGTTTCGCGGGCCCTACCTGGGCATGCATCCCCGCACCGGCGCGCTCACTGCCTCCGACCAGCAGGGTAACTTTGTGCCGTCCACACCCATTTACCTGATCAAAAAAGGCGACTATTTTGGCGTGGAGCCTACGGTTCACCGCAAAGACCAGCCTGAAATTACCCGGCCCCTCACCTGGATCCCGCATAATGTAGACCGATCCAGCATCAGCCAGGCCTGGGTAACCAGTGACCGCATGGGCCCGCTGAATGGCAGCCTGGTGCATTTTTCATTCGGACGCCCCGGTCTTTTCCGCGTGCTGATCGACAGTGCGGCTACAAACATACAAGGAGGGGTTTCGGTCATTCATGCGGACTATCCGGCGCCTACTTCCAAAGGTGCAATGAACCCGGCCGACGGACAGTTGTACGTGGGCGGCTTCAACCTTTGGGGCTCAACTTCCACCGGCATCAGTGCTTTGCTGCGGCTGCGGTACACGGGTAAAACCAGCCTCCTTCCCGGCCATTTCAGGGCAGGTAAGCAGGGGATCGTACTCGGCTTTGACACACCCCTGGACCGGAAAACGGCCGAGGATGTAAGTCATTATCAAATCAAACGCTGGAATTACAAGCGCACGGAAGAATATGGGTCCGGGCACTTCAAGACCGATGGGTCGAAGGGGGAGGAGACACTGCCGGTGGCGGGCGCATACCTCTCGGCCGATAACCGGAAGGTGCTGCTGCTGATCCCGGATATGCAGGAGGTGGAACAAATGGAGCTGAACTATACATTGCGGACAACGTCGGGACTTGCCACTGCGGAAGGTTTCTGGTTTACGGTTAATGATGCGGGCGACATGGACCTTTCCAGGTACGGGTTCAAAGATGTGAACCTTGCATTATTGTCGGTTAAGAATGAAAGCGCGCCGGTTAAGGCGGCGAAAGAAGCACCGGCAACAGCACAGGCAGGCAAAGCGCTTTTTCAGAAAATGGCATGTGCAGGCTGCCACTCGGAAGGGCTGAAAACCGATGGCATGTATGGCCCGCCTTTCCAGAATCTTTATAAATCCAGACGGACGTTTGAAGATGGAAGCACTACGGTTGCAGACGAAAAATACATCCGGGAATCGATCCTTGATCCGGGGCGGAAAGTAGTAAAAGGTTACAGTCCCGAAATGCCTTCCTTTGAAGGAGTGCTGTCTGATAATGAAATCGAATCCATCACCCTTTATCTGAAATCACTGGCAGGAAAATAG
- a CDS encoding NCS2 family permease yields the protein MGFSFGLDQKNTTVSTEILAGISSFLATAYIIVVNPAILSQTGMPFPAVLTATITVCFFSSLLMGLYANNPILVAPGMGLNAFFTFTAVFTYKLSWQVALGTVFWSGVFFLLLSVLNVRSYIVQAIPKPLRYAIASGIGLFITLIGFANAKFIVASPATMISLGQLTPAVLTFVAGLLITVILLIRKVKGSILIGIVLTSLLAWPTGRWWGGSEVIISIEKLVAMPDFSLFFQLDLVNSLQWSLAPVILAFVFTDMFDSLSTFVGLAEASNLLDENGEPQHIKKSLVVDALSTTIAGLAGSSPGTAYIESAVGIEQGGKTGLTAVTGAVLFLPFLFLSPLLSAIPSIATAPALVLVGVFMMKPVIRIRWNNLEEAFPAFLAMVLIPFTYSITQGIIWGFLSWTVLKVTAGKWSEISLALWIINLFALLALLL from the coding sequence ATGGGATTTTCTTTCGGGCTGGATCAAAAAAATACAACTGTTTCCACTGAAATTCTTGCAGGGATTTCGTCCTTTCTGGCTACTGCCTACATCATTGTTGTTAATCCCGCCATACTCAGTCAGACAGGAATGCCATTTCCGGCGGTACTGACGGCAACGATCACGGTTTGTTTTTTCAGCAGCCTCCTGATGGGGCTTTATGCCAATAATCCAATTCTGGTAGCGCCGGGTATGGGGCTGAATGCTTTCTTCACCTTTACAGCCGTGTTTACTTACAAGCTCAGCTGGCAGGTCGCGCTGGGCACCGTATTCTGGTCGGGCGTCTTCTTTTTACTGCTTTCGGTCCTCAACGTCCGCTCGTACATTGTGCAGGCGATACCCAAGCCACTCCGGTATGCAATCGCGTCGGGGATCGGCTTGTTTATCACCCTCATCGGCTTTGCCAACGCGAAGTTTATCGTGGCCAGCCCGGCTACCATGATCAGCCTGGGCCAGCTTACCCCGGCCGTACTGACCTTTGTGGCCGGTCTTCTGATAACGGTCATTTTACTGATCAGAAAAGTAAAAGGCAGCATCCTCATCGGCATTGTACTGACAAGCCTCCTGGCCTGGCCCACCGGGCGGTGGTGGGGCGGCAGCGAGGTAATCATCAGCATAGAAAAGCTGGTGGCAATGCCCGATTTCTCGCTTTTTTTCCAGCTCGACCTGGTAAACTCACTGCAATGGAGCCTCGCGCCGGTGATCCTTGCATTTGTATTTACGGATATGTTTGACAGCCTCTCCACCTTTGTGGGACTGGCCGAAGCTTCCAACCTGCTGGACGAAAACGGCGAGCCTCAGCATATTAAAAAGTCGCTGGTCGTGGACGCTTTGTCAACCACCATTGCAGGTCTGGCAGGAAGCAGTCCGGGTACCGCGTACATCGAGTCGGCCGTGGGCATTGAGCAGGGTGGCAAAACGGGGCTGACTGCAGTGACCGGAGCTGTGCTGTTCCTTCCCTTCCTGTTCCTCTCGCCCCTGCTGAGTGCCATTCCCTCGATCGCCACGGCGCCGGCACTGGTGCTGGTGGGTGTTTTTATGATGAAGCCGGTGATCCGCATCCGGTGGAACAACCTGGAAGAAGCATTTCCTGCATTTCTCGCCATGGTACTGATCCCGTTTACCTATTCCATCACGCAGGGCATTATCTGGGGCTTTCTGAGCTGGACGGTTTTAAAGGTTACCGCCGGTAAATGGAGCGAGATCAGCCTGGCCTTGTGGATCATCAACCTCTTTGCATTGCTTGCTTTACTATTATAA